The Stenotrophomonas maltophilia sequence TGCAGCCTCATCGGCCTCGAACGGGTCCACACCCACGTACTGCCGGAAGAGCTCGCGGTAGCTCAGCACGCGCAGCGTCGCACTGCGTCCGACCAGCGCCAGCGCCTGGGCAACCAGCTCGGCGGTCTCCTGCACCAGGCGATGATGATCCCAGCCAACCCGGTACCACTCCAGCATGGTGAATTCCGGGTTGTGGCGGCCGCCCGCCTCGCCATTGCGGAACACCCGGCCCAGTTCGTAACAGTCACCCACACCTGCCGCCAGCAGGCGCTTGAGCGGATACTCCGGCGAGGTGCGCAGCCAGCGGCGGCGTCCGCCGGCATCGACATGGCCGGTGAAATCGGTATGGAAGCTGTCGATGTTCGGCTCGGTGTTGCCGGCCACCGACAGGATCGGCGTTTCCACTTCCAGCACAGCGCGTTCGGCGAAGAAGCCCCGGACCAGCGCATTGAGCGCGGCGCGCTGCTGCAGCGCGCGCAGCAGGGCCTCGCTCACAGGATGCCCTCCGGGCGTGGGTGGTCCAGCGGCAGGGTCAGCAGATCGCGAGTGTCGTCGATGTAACCGCTCGCCAGGTAGAGGCGACGGGCCAGTTCGTTGTGGTGGTTCACTTCCAGGCGCAGGCGGCTGACACCACGGCCACGCGCACGCTGTTCGCAGATCGCCAGCGCCTGCTTGCCGCGGCCACGACCGCGCGCACGGTGGGCCAGGTACAGCTCGTCCAGCAGCATGAAGTGGCCGCCCTGTTCCAGGCTGAAGCCCATCGCGATCACTGCGTAACCGACCACCTCGCCCGCCTCGTCCAGCCACAACAGCACTTCGCCGTTGCGTGGGTCGGCCAGCAGTGCATCCACGCCGCGACGCACGCGCGCGTCGTCGAAGTCGATCCTGTCTTCGGCGTAGAACTCGCGCATCAACGCGATCAGCAGCTCCTC is a genomic window containing:
- the epmA gene encoding EF-P lysine aminoacylase EpmA; translation: MSEALLRALQQRAALNALVRGFFAERAVLEVETPILSVAGNTEPNIDSFHTDFTGHVDAGGRRRWLRTSPEYPLKRLLAAGVGDCYELGRVFRNGEAGGRHNPEFTMLEWYRVGWDHHRLVQETAELVAQALALVGRSATLRVLSYRELFRQYVGVDPFEADEAALRVALGEVHIDPVGLTRDDWLDLLMTHRIQPHFDDAVMTVVHDWPASQAALARIRPGTPPLAERFELYLGAVELANGYHELNDAGEQRARFQRDQQRRHERGQVQPALDEALLAALPSMPACAGVAVGVDRLLMAMNRTPRIADVLAYDFAHA
- a CDS encoding GNAT family N-acetyltransferase; the protein is MQTAPLDFRLATRADEELLIALMREFYAEDRIDFDDARVRRGVDALLADPRNGEVLLWLDEAGEVVGYAVIAMGFSLEQGGHFMLLDELYLAHRARGRGRGKQALAICEQRARGRGVSRLRLEVNHHNELARRLYLASGYIDDTRDLLTLPLDHPRPEGIL